CTTAAGAAATTCTTCCAGCAATACATCGCCCGGAGTGATTGGAGTTAGTTTAGTTGCCATAATTTTACCCCTTGTGATAGTCAATAATTTCTACGTCGAAGACGCTTTCTTCTGACCATACGAAACAAATACGCCACTGGTCGTTAATTCTAATACTGTTCTGTCCGCTTCTGGCGCCTTTTATTAACTGCTCAAGCCTATTTCCAGGAGGAACTCGCAAACTTTGCAAAGAAACAGCAGCGTTAAGAACCTCAAGTTTTATTCTTGCTGCTCTGGAAATATTTCTGAACTTTTTCACATCTAAATCGTCAAAAAGTTTTTCCGTATCTTTGCATTTGAAGAATTAAATCATAAAGATACGCTATGACGCTATACGTCATTCGTCAATAGAAATATTGGACTTAAGAGCGACAAACGACCAGCATAAGGGGCGGCGGCCACTGAAATAGTTTCAGAGAAAGCTGCTCCCCGCCGTCCCTCACTATGCCTACCAAACTAATAAGGGAAGTGTCCCTATTCTCCTATTTTCTCGTTAAAACCGGCGTGCTCGCGCGTCGTGCTTGAGCGAATTGTTAGTGTTTTTTTGCTGTTTTATAGCTTGAGAACCAGCTTCAAGCCCTCGTCGACTTGGTCTATGATATTGTTGGGTAGATGGTGAACTTTTTCAGTTAATAATGCTTTGTCGATGGTAATAACTTGAGAAATGTTAATAACGCTTTCTTTGGGCAATTTAGAGCTTTTACTGGATAAAAGTATATTCCCGGGGGCTGCCACTAAGCGTAGGTTTGAGGTAATTACAACGGCAATTATTGTGTTTATTTTGCTTTTGTTGAATTCGTTTGATTGGACTATGAGTAGTGGTCTTTTGTAGCCCGGCCCTGAACCAACAGGCTCAGGGGGTTCGGCCCACCAGATATCCCCGCGTTTTATTACCATTCTTCTTTCTCTATTGAGCTGAACTGCATAGTTGAAATGGTTCCGTTCAATTTTGCAGGCTCTGAAGAGTAGATTTCATCAAGCTGTTTAGTAATGAGTTCAGAAGGGTGTTGTTCTAAAAATTTTGCAACAGCCTCTGTGTACAGCTTGCTTCGCGAAAACCCATGGTTTTTTGCGTACTGGTCAGCTGCACGGAACAATTTGTCTGGTATTGAGATTGCAGTTTTCATGTCTAAAGTATAACTATGGTAATACTCAGTGTCAATTCGTTTTTTGAGAGCGTTAACGTTAAGCTAACCACACTGAAAATTGGGGGCTACACATCTGACAGACCTGATTCCCAACTTAATTTCACTTTCACTTTGTCAGATGTGTAGACCTGACCCCCTCTATTATTCCAAAATCACCAAATTGTTTTTCAAGTGCACCCCAATGGCTTCGCAATATGCCTCTATGTCGACAAAATGGGTGCAACCATACCCAATCTAAGACCCAGCATGACCTATCACTAAATTCTCTCCATCTAAAACAGCAACCACCTATTAAGCGCGTAGGTGTTTCAGAATGTTCTTCTGTCATTGCGTCAAAGGCTGCTTCCGTAAACAATAAACCATGATATTTGTGATCATCATATAAATGCTCGTCTGCCTCATATTGGATATGATCATATTTGAACTCTTTTTTGAAGTAACCAGCGAAAGTTTCAAGTATCGCACGCATTTCTTGAGAGGACGTTTTCTCTATGTCGTACCTCCCATTAGAAGAGATACATTTATCAATCACTGGAAGTGAAATAGTATATTTATCCATAAGTTTATGATTTACCCAATTGATGCGTTGGCTGAGATATTAGTTTCACCTGCCTGGTCGATAACCTGGCCGGATACTGTGCCTGAGATACTAATTTTTCCGCCTTTATTCACAACATCACCAGTAACCATTCCATGTATTTCTACAATAGCACCTTGTTCCACGATCAAAGCTTTGGTTGCCGTGCCGTGAAGAGTGAGAAAGCCGCCATTTTTGACAGTTACATTGCCAGTAAACATGCCATGCATTTTCAATTCTGAAGTTATTTCAACATCACCATCTATTTTTCCGTGTTCAGTATTCATGTATTCTCCTTAGCACATAACGATCGCGATAACTTGCCCAACTGGGAACTTTGATTGGGCAAAAATAAATTAAATCCCAAACTGCGAAAACCCATAAACGCGGCCCCATTGGGTCAAGTTAATTGTATGGTTATGTGATTTCATACAATTTAATTCGATATTTTTAGTAAGGTTTGCATATGCTTATTCTAACTTTTCTCATCTTGCTTGGTGATATACTGAAACCCTTTACTTGGAGACCAGCTGATTGCAATATCTGATTGCCCTTCATTGATAAAACCAATAATATTTTCTGGAACCTCTTCAACATTTAGAATATTTGCATTGACAACTACTCCTCTCATCCTTTTAATGTTCATTCTCATTACGACTGGAATTTTGCTCCACTCTGCATCTTGAAGACATTGCTTTTTTCTTTTATCTGTGATGTCTGTGTCTTTTATTGTTACTGACAATTCAGCACCATCTGCGATATTTCTAACTTTGACTTTGAAATATTCAAAGTTTGAACTATCAACTTTTATTATTCTAAAAATTCCGTCTATTCTATCATCTATTGCTTTTTCTCTTTGCTTCTTAAATATTTGCTTAACAGTTTTACTTTGTATGTCTTTGACGGCATTTATAGATATTTCGTCAGCATCTGATAATTTTTTTAATAATGTTGTTTGCATTGCATCAACACTTTCTTGCACTTGTTCTAATCCGGGATTGTATTTGTAAGCATTTGCCAAGATCTCCATACGCTTAATTTCTTGTTCTGAGGCAAATCTTCTTGCGTCAATCTCTTCCTTTTTCTGTATTGTTTGTTGCTCGGCAACAAACAAGTCTTTTTGGTGTTGAAGAAGAGTGCTCAATCCAGCGTTACCACCCCACATTAACCCAAGACCAAGAACAGTTATCACGTAATGTTTAGGTTCCATTTTTGTTGCCATATCTTTTGCAAAAATAGTTATTGTTTTTATAAGTTCCGCGACAACCTCTGAAGACCCTTCTGATATTTGAAATGTAATAGTAAGATTTTCTTTTTCATCATCAGTTAGTTTGTTTGCATTTAATTTACTATGAACAGCCAAGGCATAAGTTCTGAAAATAGTATTTTGAAGTTCAATCAAACCTTCCATGTTCTTAGCTGTAAGCGAGGCTTGGTGTTTAATACCTTTTAGTTTAATGTCTATTTTCGGCCAGTTTGAAAATACTAGCTCAAGATTCGAATGTTCGTCGAATGCGCCCTCTAGAGCCTGTTCGAAAATCTCCCATGCGTCATCCTCATTTTTAATTTTAATACTATTTATATCTTCACTCATCTGGCGTCCTTTGTTGAATGCAATTTTATATGATTTATTTTAATGGGTATCTGCTTAGGTATTTTCTCCGCAAGACATAATTAGGGTAATTAGGGGACAGAGCACGGTTTTGACGGGCTTTCAAAGGTGTGTCTTTTTATAAACCGTGGTCTGGTCCTCATTTGTTCCGTGGGAGCTGAGAGTAAATGTTTACCCGTGACATTGCTTACAAACATCCATGTGAAACTGTTTTGTATTTTGCCACTTTTGACAAATTGAAGGATTGGCAGCCCAATCTTCAGGTGTTGGGTCATCGTTTTTTTTTGACCAAAGGAAAGGATTTTGATGGTGAATGCCATAAGTCCAATCAAGAGCCAGAGTTGAAATAGTCTCATTGTTTTTAAGTGGTACGTTGTAAGGGAGAATCGGCCAATCAGCAAATTTCCCTCCTCGCACAAATTCTGGGACACGACCTGCTGCAGAGTCTGTGAGGGCCGCCCCAGCCCACTGTTGCTTTTGTTCCATTTCATATGCATCTATAATTGGCTTCCCAACGTACATAGCGTTTTTAGGATCAATAAATGCATTGCCGTATGCTATGCCAGCCCTCATACGAGTATTGCTGAACATTGTCACGAAAAGCAGCCATGCCACGCTTTGCAGCAACTCCTGTAAGCTTTCATCCGAGTCTTCATGAGTGAATAGCAGAATTGTATCGGAAAACCATGCAAGACCAATGTTTGAATTTTTGTTGATGTCATCGAAGTTTGGAACTGTTTCCGGCCAATCATTTTTATTTATAGAATGATGGAGAGCCTTACGGAACCACCCTAGTACATTACCTACAACAGTATCAAGTGGAGTACTACGGACAAGTTCCGAAAACCCGAGAATGTCACATATAGCTATTGTGTACTGTCTATTCATATATTTATATTTTACCGTGCTACACATAACGGCCAGCATCACCTGCACCAAGCAGATTTGCCGACCAACTTGGCAAATGCACGAAAGGCTGATATATTGATGGCCTTGAAAAAATCGCAGGCGTGCTTGGTGTCAGCGTGTATGCCATTGTTCGGCATTCTCTGCCGTTTTATTCTCTGTCAGCCAGATATTAGTTGCATAAGCCACTGCCTCTGGTTATATTAAGAGTAATTGGAATATCTAGTTTTTTGTTGCCGCTCGCACGGGCCTTATGAATGTAAGGGAAAGTGCTGTATCAAAGATTTTTTTGGTGCAAGCGTTGGGTGTCTGTATTAAGCAGGCCTTCATCAAAGTCTTCGGACGGAGGATGTCGTGGCAAAGCCTCTCACCTGAGAAACCGCATCTTAAATTAGTATATATTTCAATATAATTTAACAATTATCGTGTTAAATATATAAAGGCTAGTCATTAATTTGACTAGCCTTTCTTATTTGTGTGGGACTCTAACAAAATCATTCAGATAAATGTTTACATGTGTAGTGTTACTGTTGTCGACCTCTCCGTTAACGCTACATATAAATTTATAACCACTAAGAGTTGGTTTGCTAATATGCTTAACATCGAAATGAAACCCTGCATCCCATAGCAGACCTAGTCGGTAAATTCCTTTTAAGAAATGTTTTGGGTGTTTTTTTGCATCGTCATGTCTTAAATTGCCTTCATTCATTTTAGTAACTGGAAACACAAGATTCCGTGAGTCTTGGTAGCACCTAAGCTCCTTGTTTTCTTTAATAGAAGAGAAAACATTTTCATCAAGATTGCCGAAGTAAAATTCACGTAAAAAATCAAAAAATTCCCTACCCTCAGTTATAAAATTTTTATTAGGTAGTAATAGGTAATGCCTCCTTGAAGGGCGCTTTTTGATTTTCAAACCATTGCGTATAGTCTGCAATAATTCATGCCCAAATTCTTCAATGTCCTTGAAATGGTTAAGTATATAGTCGTAATAGGTTGTTGTTTTATTGAGCGGTTGTATGTCTGCAAATGGGAAAAATAATTTTTTAAGAATAGTTGATCCTTTGTATTGGACATAGACAACTCTGATCGTTTTAGGTGCTTTTCTTGAAACGGTTTGAGCAAAACTATCAATAAATTTTTCTATAACAACTTCTTTGTAAACAGGTTGTTTTTCTTGAACAGTAAGAAACGTAACAGCGTTATCTTTTTTTAGTCCATTTCTTTCTAACCATTTCAGTAGTATGGGTTCATCTTTGGCTGCTATTCCAGCAATAATAATATGATGCACCGTTTTACCTTTTTTTAATTAAGTAACTAATGATATCTAGAGGTAAAACTACTTTTGATCGTTTGTTTGCAGGAATAGCCTGTATTATCTCTTCGAGAAGAGTCGATTTATCCCCTGCAAACGACTTATCTATATGTTTTTCAAACATAGATAAATCAATTTTGTTTTTTTCTGACCATTTTTTTATATTTGTAAATATCTGAGTGATGACACTCTGCTCCATCTGTTTTAGGTTTATAGGAATTTTGGCATCGATCAAATAATCATTCTCTATTTCAACCATAGAATCATCTTCTTTGGCGAATGTAAATCTGTATGGTGGTGAGGTGGTGAAGTAAACATTCGGTTGTGCTTTGCATTTAGATGCAAAGGCAAACAATAAGGTTCTTGGAATTTTAGTTAGAAAATGCAACGCTTCGCTGTCTAATTTATTGGCACTTTCATGCAATATTTTTTCAATTTCCTCTTTGTCATCAATAGTCGCAATTGCAGTTCTCTCTTTCTCGGGGCCACAAGCTACCGTATACCCATCCATTGACTCTACAAATTCTCGTAGATTGCCAATCATTAAACCATTTTTTTTAAGGATGCCCCCAAGTTGAGACAAATAAAGTGGTTTAGGGGAATTAGGATATATTTTTTTTATAAAATCTGCTGTTTTTTGCATCACATCTCCCTATTTGCATGGATTTTATTTGTTCCCAATAAAGTAGCTAGCTTAATCATTTATGGATATTTATCACCCAAAATTTTACAAGGATGTCTAATGATGTCCTCTTTCAAGGAGTTATGTAGGGAGCCGAACAAGTTATTAACTGGACGGAATCCGTCCTGTCAACACCACAAATTGTGGTGTTATCCATAAAGCAAAAAGTGCGCCAGATATTCATTGCTGGTTCTCATGTCGTGTCAACGTGATCAAAAATCCAGAGGGCTTTTTGCTTCTTTGGTGGTTTTACACGGTATGCAATGAGTTTAAATCATCGTTGTTTTTACATCGGTTTAGCCCAACCGCCAGCCCCCAACCGCCACAAAAATCGAGAAAATATCGGAGCCATTTCCCCTAATAAACAGCGGATGGCGCATGGATTGTCCGTTGTTCTAAAACTCTGTTGAATCGGGCTGCAACATTTTCCGGGACTTGCAACATGTCCCTAATTACTCTGATATAAAATTAACGTGGAATTAATAGTGACTCGAATGACTATCTCTTCTACTCAGTAGCTGATAGGAAGTCAATTGATAATAAAGAGGGCTTATTGGGGGGGGGCGTACAGCGACGCTTGAGGAAGGGGCTGTAGGAGGCTTTTAGGGCTTCCATGTTGAAAATTTACTCCCGTTATTGTTACCCCCGAAGACATCATTCTGCTCGGGTAGCCAGTTCCGGTTCATCCGGCATACGATCTGATGTGTTACCAGTTGATACAAAAGGTCCGGTCAATTATGGTTTGAGGATTCTAGCCTGGATTCTTACAAGATGAATTTCGCCAACACGTTGGATCGGCGGCCAGATAATCACCGGTAAGCTGGTAGGCTGCGCCCCGGCAACCATAGCATTCGGCGGCTTTGTCACAGGTGCGGCACTCGCCTTTAATCATCTCCCGAAAATTTTTCAGATTGTTCACAACCTCACTGTTTTTCAGTATAGCAGCCAACGGTTGCTGACGAATATTGCCAATAGCGATGGTGACACCGACACAGGGCATGACATTGCCGGTGGCGGTTACTACACAGGAGACTTGATGGCGCATGCATTTGTTGCCGGCCAGGGGCGGTTGTGGGTCCCAATCTCGACCATAGATATCACGGTCTATTTCGGCCAGCTTGGTAAATATTTTTTTAAGCTCGTTGGGGGAAACTTCGAGCCAGGTGTTCTGTTTGGCGTTGCCCTGTGGGGTAATTACCTCAAAATACGGCTCAATATTCTGGTCCCGCAGCCATTTCCACATTTGGGGTAATTCATCGATATTTTGCTGACAGATTATGGTGCTGATGGCCAAGAAGGCATCACTTGATGGGTAACCGGCCAGTTTCAAGTTGGCAAGGGCCTGCTGGATAATCTGAAAAGCCCCATTTTTTCCGGCCAGGCGGTCTTGGAGGGCCTCATCCTGGGAGTTTTGCTTTAAAACGACCCTGACCTTGTTGGCGGCCAGGAAGTTGGCCAGCTCAGGGGTAATGCCACTGCCGTTGGTGAACATTTCAATGTCCAGCCCCTCTTTTTTGATGAAATTGATCATCTCTTGAAGATGGGGGTAGATACTTGGCTCACCGCCAAGGATGATAATTTTTCCAGCGCCCAGGCCTTTGGCCTGAAGTATAACATCCCTCAACTCTTCCCTGGAGAGTTCTTGTTCCAGCTCCTCTTTAGTTGGGACATAACAGTACGAACAACGAAAATTACAGCGTCGGCTGAACTCAATCTCCATAGATAAAAGCCGGTTGGCGGCGACAGCCTTTTTGATCTCTTCTTCAGAAAACTCAAGATTATATGTTTGCATAGTTTTTATTGCTCATCAAGTTCTGTGAATTGGTTCATCTTTGTCCAGCGTGCTACTTCTTTCTCGTATCTTCCCTGCCAACCGTGCTTCTTCAGCATCCGACCATAATACAATTTCATAACAGGCTTAAAAAGGTATCGCCAGATAGAAGTCCATCCTTTACCGTGCTCTTGGGCTTCTTTGGAAGGATTCCACCAGCCAAGAACCATTTGCCGATGGTACCAGAAAAGATATTGCAGCAGGGCGGTGTCTAAGTGTTTGGTCTTCACATTGGCCCATAAGCCGTTATATTTGCTGAAGTCAGTCGTATTGGTGACGAGCCCTTCACCAATAAGATGCTCTCTCATCTCTGTTTTGGGATACGGGGTCAGGATTTGGCAATAGGCAGCATCTGCCTTTATAGATTTTAAAAATGAGTAGTTTTCGACGATGGAGTCTTCATCGTCCTCGGGAAAACCGAAGATTAAACCTCCAACAACCATCATGCCGTATTTATGGCAATTCTCAATAGCCTTTCGAGATGCCTCGCAGATATCACCTTTTCCTGCTGTCGTTAAATTCTTCTTTGAAGCGTTTTCAATACCAAGAAATACCGATTTGAAGCCTGCTTCGGCCATTTTCTTGACCATTGCCTCATTTCTAGACATTGAAACACAATCCGCCTGCACAACCAGGTTCAGATTTTTATAGTTCTGGGCGATAATAGCATCGCAAAGTTCGATGACTCGGCTTGGGTTAAGAACCATATTGTCATCGACAACGAAAGCCCACCGCGTTTTTCGGTTGTAGTAGATGTCATCAAGATCTTTGAGCACACGGTCAATTGGGAAGGCTCTGAATGATCGGCCATACATATGTTTCATACTGCAAAAATTGCACGTTCGAGTGCACCCTCTGGATGTCTCAAGAAGTTCAATTTTGTTGTAGGTTATATGATAGCCCCAGGTAAGCCTGCGCTTGTCTCGCACCGGCAGTTTCAGGGTGCTCAAATCAAGATTTTCCCCCCGAGGATTATGAATAAACTGACCATTTTCTCGGTAAGACAGCGCCGGGATATCAGCCAGAGTATCACGACCATCTAAGGCATTAACCAAGCGGCGGCAAACCTCTTCTCCTTCACCTCGCACCATGAAATCAATACATTCAGATTCTGCCGCGGCACTGATCTCTTCATACATAAGGGTAGCGTGATAGCCGCCGATCACAATTTTAACATCGGGCAATATACGTTTTACCAGTCTGGCGATTTTTATGCAGGTCTCATACTGCCAGGCCATGGCCGAGAGCCCCACAAGATCCGGCTTGATACGTACCAAGGTTTTGGTGAGATATTTTTTTATTGAACGTCTTTTGCGAATAAGATCGATAAGATAGACATCATGCTCTGTGTCGATATTCCCTGCCACACTGGCAATCCCATGATTTGGCATGTGGATTGCCGATTCGTGAATGATCAGCGGGACAACGTCCGGCATGGAGATCAGGATAACTTTCATAAGAGACTCATTAATTTCCTGTGGCAAACGATTGCTGTACCAAGTTTTTCAACTCTGAAACCGAGGGCATGTTGTTCTGGTAATCCGGGTCGATGCTGTCAATAAATTCCACCATGATTTTATTTCTGATACCTGTGTTAAACAGGAATTTGCCTGGAGCAAAGAGTTTATTGCTGTTGTGAATACGCAGAACTTTGATTGGTGCCTGTCAGAGTCTGGCAATTTTAAGTGCCCCGTTGTTCAACGGGCCAATCTGTTCGGCGCTGTTTCTAGTCCCTTCAGGGAAAATAATAAGATTACCGCCTTGCCTCAAATACTCAGCCATCTGTTCAATCTGGTTGATCATCTGGTAGGAGAATTTTTCGTCGGTCGTTGAAGGCAAATAACCCGCCGTTTTCATAAGCCAGCTAAAGATCGGCACATGAAAGAACCTGGTTTTGACAATGGTTTTATGCCGCTCAAACAGGGAGATCATAATCAGAGGATCCAGATAGGAAACATGATTGCAGATAATAACCGAGGATCTGATCTTTAGGATATCCGTGTCGATATGCCATGAATGTCTTGGAATAATGGCCTTTGCCAGCTTAAAAAAAACTCTGTAATAAATATGGTGCAAACGCTGAAAAGCGAGTTCTCGATTTTTGGAAAACAGATAGGCAATCAAGTACAACAGAACGAAAAAGAAGAGAAAGCCAAAAATAAAATAGGCCCAGAGAATCAGGGTTACAACAAGATCAACCAATTGCGTGCCAAATCTGGGCAAAGGAACATTAGTTGGTTTCGGGACTGCCATTTTTTATCAAGAGACAGGTATTTACCCCGCCAAAAGCAAAATTCTGGATAGAAGCAATGTTAATGTTTGCCGGAGTCAACTTCCTGGTGTGGTTAATCATGCTGCATCGTTCATCGACGTTGTCCAGGTTCAAAGTAGGCGCGATAAAACCCTCTTCCATCATGTATAAGGTTGAAATCAGTTCAATGGCCCCGCATGAGCCCATGGTGTGGCCTGTGTAGCTTTTCAGTGCGGTAACCAGCGGTGCATTGCCATAGACAGCAGCAATGGCTTGGGCCTCAATAACATCGCCCATTTTGGTGCCGGTGGCATGGGCACTGATGAAATCGACATCCCCCGGCTTGATTCCGGCACTTTCAAGAGCAATGTTAAGTGTGGCGGTGATGCCGTTCAGATTGGGGAGAATCAGATCGCCGCCGTTGTTGTTACAGGCAAAACCGATTACCTCAGCCAGGATAGTGGCGCCACGGTTCTTTGCTGATTCGTACTCCTCCAGCAAGACGGCACCGGCCCCTTCACCAACCACCAGGCCATCACGGTTGGCATCGAAAGGTCGGGGGGTGCATTGGGGAGTGTCGTTATAGGAGGTTGAACAGGCCAGCAGGTTGTCGAAGACGGCAACAGTGGTGGTGTCATATTCATCGGCTCCACCGCAAATCATGGCGTCTTGCATCCCATACTTAACCATTTCGTAGCCAAATCCAACCGACTGACTGCTGGTTGTACATGCCGTTGACGAGGCTATTACCCGCCCGGTGATCTCGAACATTCTGGTAATATTCACCGCCGTAGTATGGACCATTGATTTCAGGTAATCAACAGCGCCAATGGTAGAAAACTCGGATTTTAAATTACTGAAAAAGGTCTTGTAGATGTCACGCTGCACTGTTGGGCTGCCATGGGTTGAGCCAAAAGCTACACCTAAACGCCCGGAGGAGATGAACTCCTGGGTAAGCCCGGCTCTTTCTAAAATATCCTTAGTTACCTGACAGGCATAAAAAGCCACCGGCCCCATGGTCTTGCGGTAATGACGTTTGAAGTCGTAGGCAA
This genomic interval from Desulfobulbaceae bacterium contains the following:
- a CDS encoding type II toxin-antitoxin system PemK/MazF family toxin; its protein translation is MKRGDIWWAEPPEPVGSGPGYKRPLLIVQSNEFNKSKINTIIAVVITSNLRLVAAPGNILLSSKSSKLPKESVINISQVITIDKALLTEKVHHLPNNIIDQVDEGLKLVLKL
- a CDS encoding radical SAM protein yields the protein MQTYNLEFSEEEIKKAVAANRLLSMEIEFSRRCNFRCSYCYVPTKEELEQELSREELRDVILQAKGLGAGKIIILGGEPSIYPHLQEMINFIKKEGLDIEMFTNGSGITPELANFLAANKVRVVLKQNSQDEALQDRLAGKNGAFQIIQQALANLKLAGYPSSDAFLAISTIICQQNIDELPQMWKWLRDQNIEPYFEVITPQGNAKQNTWLEVSPNELKKIFTKLAEIDRDIYGRDWDPQPPLAGNKCMRHQVSCVVTATGNVMPCVGVTIAIGNIRQQPLAAILKNSEVVNNLKNFREMIKGECRTCDKAAECYGCRGAAYQLTGDYLAADPTCWRNSSCKNPG
- a CDS encoding cobalamin-dependent protein (Presence of a B(12) (cobalamin)-binding domain implies dependence on cobalamin itself, in one of its several forms, or in some unusual lineages, dependence on a cobalamin-like analog.); protein product: MKVILISMPDVVPLIIHESAIHMPNHGIASVAGNIDTEHDVYLIDLIRKRRSIKKYLTKTLVRIKPDLVGLSAMAWQYETCIKIARLVKRILPDVKIVIGGYHATLMYEEISAAAESECIDFMVRGEGEEVCRRLVNALDGRDTLADIPALSYRENGQFIHNPRGENLDLSTLKLPVRDKRRLTWGYHITYNKIELLETSRGCTRTCNFCSMKHMYGRSFRAFPIDRVLKDLDDIYYNRKTRWAFVVDDNMVLNPSRVIELCDAIIAQNYKNLNLVVQADCVSMSRNEAMVKKMAEAGFKSVFLGIENASKKNLTTAGKGDICEASRKAIENCHKYGMMVVGGLIFGFPEDDEDSIVENYSFLKSIKADAAYCQILTPYPKTEMREHLIGEGLVTNTTDFSKYNGLWANVKTKHLDTALLQYLFWYHRQMVLGWWNPSKEAQEHGKGWTSIWRYLFKPVMKLYYGRMLKKHGWQGRYEKEVARWTKMNQFTELDEQ
- a CDS encoding 1-acyl-sn-glycerol-3-phosphate acyltransferase, translated to MAVPKPTNVPLPRFGTQLVDLVVTLILWAYFIFGFLFFFVLLYLIAYLFSKNRELAFQRLHHIYYRVFFKLAKAIIPRHSWHIDTDILKIRSSVIICNHVSYLDPLIMISLFERHKTIVKTRFFHVPIFSWLMKTAGYLPSTTDEKFSYQMINQIEQMAEYLRQGGNLIIFPEGTRNSAEQIGPLNNGALKIARL
- a CDS encoding 3-oxoacyl-ACP synthase → MERRVVITGCSAITPIGHAKADIIRSLKEGVSGVKPLRSDGLLTEYLHSHVFGTVDYPIAYDFKRHYRKTMGPVAFYACQVTKDILERAGLTQEFISSGRLGVAFGSTHGSPTVQRDIYKTFFSNLKSEFSTIGAVDYLKSMVHTTAVNITRMFEITGRVIASSTACTTSSQSVGFGYEMVKYGMQDAMICGGADEYDTTTVAVFDNLLACSTSYNDTPQCTPRPFDANRDGLVVGEGAGAVLLEEYESAKNRGATILAEVIGFACNNNGGDLILPNLNGITATLNIALESAGIKPGDVDFISAHATGTKMGDVIEAQAIAAVYGNAPLVTALKSYTGHTMGSCGAIELISTLYMMEEGFIAPTLNLDNVDERCSMINHTRKLTPANINIASIQNFAFGGVNTCLLIKNGSPETN